The Methanosphaera sp. BMS genome contains a region encoding:
- a CDS encoding DUF530 domain-containing protein, producing MSEVLVKHAETFLKDIQKKPVIAEGIEDFDSYIEIYSYLYDNLTKLQNLRNKMEIRGFTSPFAAIKRFNKGANTGNAPEIIPDDVHDQSRHAQYFRIKASNKKNILDQVKSAIASHKIAIGHLEEYGTFKCNECKQKYTKNHIQDLLTYDDDYDVTGFMCECGNSDFTFEETVSGICRLELIKYLPLGGEYLLKRSQLTRYSLEAYRDITKIMKQEKRGRVKSVTVIAKVKDEKTGKWVSKKANIDYADEHNYELELRKRYGSNARIELLQFNHKKPSLINDKYVQNALAIAYLQYTENIVNNQIDDIIPLHIRNMDKVNKYNRILEQARSDASRLAREADERIELEEELKYLKLKKENLINSNHELDRGLKEDLAREVKIRKHYYIDTTKTIILWDLFKYYMTTSENRRNNYSGPFPNLRPTLDSNQIKVFDRVFSKDIIQLLHDNDENIAIIENMKECIQYKQDLENKRKNLHLKSNQAACGAVVLNKKSNISLNKAADLLYVDYEEASKEKVELNRIEKPSTKKAKKFLELINK from the coding sequence ATGAGTGAAGTGCTAGTAAAGCATGCAGAGACGTTTCTTAAGGATATCCAGAAAAAGCCCGTCATAGCAGAGGGCATTGAGGACTTTGACAGTTACATAGAGATATACTCCTATCTTTATGATAACCTCACAAAGCTTCAAAACCTAAGAAACAAGATGGAGATAAGAGGTTTTACCTCACCATTTGCTGCCATTAAAAGGTTTAATAAGGGAGCCAATACCGGAAATGCACCCGAGATTATTCCTGATGATGTCCATGACCAGTCACGTCATGCTCAGTATTTTAGGATTAAGGCATCCAATAAGAAAAATATATTGGATCAAGTTAAATCTGCTATCGCTTCACATAAAATAGCAATCGGACACCTTGAAGAGTATGGTACATTCAAATGCAACGAATGCAAACAAAAATATACAAAAAACCATATCCAGGATTTGTTAACATACGACGATGACTACGATGTAACCGGATTCATGTGTGAATGCGGAAACAGTGACTTTACATTTGAGGAGACAGTCAGTGGTATCTGCCGACTGGAATTAATAAAATACCTGCCACTAGGTGGAGAATACCTTCTTAAAAGATCACAACTTACCCGGTATAGCCTGGAAGCATACCGTGACATTACAAAGATTATGAAACAGGAAAAAAGAGGTCGTGTAAAGAGTGTTACAGTCATTGCTAAGGTAAAAGATGAAAAAACAGGCAAATGGGTTAGTAAAAAGGCAAACATTGACTATGCAGATGAACACAACTATGAATTAGAACTTCGTAAAAGATACGGATCCAATGCCCGAATCGAATTATTGCAGTTTAATCATAAAAAGCCATCACTGATTAACGATAAATACGTTCAAAATGCCCTGGCCATAGCATACCTGCAATATACCGAAAATATAGTGAACAACCAGATTGATGACATCATACCCCTGCACATCCGGAATATGGACAAGGTAAACAAATACAACAGAATACTTGAACAGGCAAGAAGCGATGCCAGCAGACTGGCAAGGGAAGCTGATGAACGTATAGAACTGGAAGAGGAATTAAAGTACCTGAAACTTAAAAAGGAGAATTTGATTAATTCAAACCATGAATTGGACAGGGGACTTAAAGAGGATCTGGCACGAGAGGTAAAGATTAGAAAACATTATTATATTGATACTACAAAGACAATCATACTATGGGATTTGTTCAAGTATTACATGACAACATCCGAAAACAGACGAAACAATTACTCGGGACCATTTCCCAACCTCAGGCCAACTCTTGACTCCAATCAAATAAAAGTCTTCGACAGGGTATTTTCAAAGGACATCATCCAACTATTACATGACAACGATGAAAACATAGCCATCATTGAAAATATGAAAGAATGCATACAATACAAACAAGACCTGGAAAACAAACGTAAAAATCTACACTTAAAGTCCAATCAAGCAGCCTGTGGAGCGGTCGTCTTAAATAAAAAATCAAACATATCCCTGAATAAAGCTGCGGATTTATTATATGTTGATTATGAAGAGGCATCCAAAGAAAAAGTTGAATTAAACAGAATTGAAAAGCCTAGCACGAAAAAAGCTAAGAAATTCCTAGAATTAATTAACAAGTAA
- a CDS encoding helix-turn-helix domain-containing protein, with product MASTVHVNKPLSSKYILELLDENPDLEVIECPQSLYERTSDTYLDALRELDIEIKVLESRGRPKKYDSSLVKKINEMINSGLYPKAIAKRLHIDLKTVYYLKDKKLKQGPKSKYSDDTKQEIVKLKNKGISVKKISSMMNIPIRTIYHILQKERELINKQTKGV from the coding sequence ATGGCATCAACAGTACATGTAAACAAACCATTATCATCCAAATATATTTTAGAACTATTAGATGAAAATCCGGACTTGGAAGTAATAGAATGTCCTCAAAGTCTATATGAAAGAACATCAGACACCTATTTAGATGCTCTTCGTGAGTTAGACATTGAAATAAAAGTGCTTGAAAGCAGGGGTAGACCTAAAAAATACGACAGCAGCTTGGTCAAGAAGATTAATGAAATGATAAACTCAGGATTATATCCAAAGGCAATAGCTAAAAGGTTACATATAGACTTGAAAACTGTTTATTACCTTAAGGATAAGAAGTTAAAGCAAGGCCCTAAATCAAAGTACTCCGATGATACGAAACAGGAAATTGTAAAGTTAAAAAATAAGGGTATCAGTGTTAAGAAGATTTCATCAATGATGAACATACCAATAAGAACAATATATCATATACTTCAAAAGGAAAGAGAACTGATAAACAAACAAACAAAAGGAGTGTAG
- a CDS encoding glycosyltransferase 4 family protein yields MTFGVMPTLIRRLKNADIVGRDIHKFTKPEVAEMGGIGILFGFAIAIMLGVYLYPQWQSQLTITLIVILLVGIIGMVDDLIMLSSKEKLVLLWIAGLPIMWVTPPNVSIIYMLSIPIAVTVASNLTNMLAGLNGIETGLGVIALTSLTLSCIIMNKYDVAIISFSMLGALIAFLFYNKYPANVFPGDVGTLIIGASIAIIAFIGRVKIIAFIVLLPNIIDGILKFRSAGVMERQKHKPTQVKEDGLLVVPQGGFNSLIRSILKKPMKESQVVHIIWLIGIIFGLIGIIIAYTASNAII; encoded by the coding sequence ATGACATTCGGAGTAATGCCTACCCTGATTAGAAGACTGAAAAATGCCGATATTGTAGGACGTGACATACACAAGTTTACCAAGCCAGAAGTTGCAGAGATGGGAGGTATTGGAATACTCTTCGGATTTGCCATAGCAATAATGCTGGGAGTATACCTTTATCCGCAATGGCAAAGCCAGCTGACAATAACCCTGATAGTCATATTGCTGGTGGGCATCATCGGAATGGTGGACGACCTTATAATGCTATCCTCCAAGGAAAAGCTGGTCCTATTATGGATAGCGGGTCTGCCTATAATGTGGGTAACACCACCCAACGTTAGCATAATCTATATGTTAAGCATTCCAATAGCAGTTACTGTTGCATCCAACCTTACCAATATGCTGGCGGGTCTGAACGGTATAGAAACAGGACTGGGCGTAATAGCCTTGACATCACTTACCCTAAGCTGTATAATAATGAACAAATATGACGTGGCCATAATATCATTTTCCATGCTTGGAGCTTTAATAGCATTTCTATTCTATAACAAGTATCCTGCAAACGTATTTCCGGGTGATGTTGGAACCCTTATTATCGGTGCAAGCATAGCGATTATAGCATTTATAGGTAGGGTAAAGATTATCGCATTTATCGTACTTCTTCCCAACATTATAGATGGAATACTAAAGTTCAGAAGTGCAGGTGTAATGGAACGACAAAAACATAAGCCTACACAGGTAAAGGAGGACGGATTGCTTGTAGTACCGCAGGGTGGATTCAACTCACTCATCAGATCCATACTGAAAAAGCCTATGAAGGAAAGCCAGGTAGTTCATATCATATGGCTAATCGGTATCATATTTGGACTTATAGGAATAATAATAGCATACACGGCAAGTAATGCTATTATATAA
- a CDS encoding Ig-like domain-containing protein: MNKKNIFIFVLILLVGMTAVSAADIEDDDTTTAATIETPQVEQTNTEPIAQQEVQEVKKEKTLKEDSNDELPAPRVIDSDLTIDDDNFADFNNVNWTVNGQVTVNGAGYQFTNVAINVVGDYVTLNNLKITTNNDTKLIDATGVKNLTITNSILNLRNEGTSSNNQAIGIDLTNTENITISSTTLQVEAPSQTQQWYNTTPEDWYSVLEVSAILINNADNVTINQNTIRIINTTEKVVNSTMPAITIKNGTENINVTFNDIYATGAHFVYGVMMNDGVTNAAIKNNTVTCVGPLYVAGIDASTATDSVVSGNLINPQSTGQATYNPDNSEESLAYGIISNTYITGNQNNRICKNTINPQANVIYAIEVYRGNNITVCSNHINEWYNAVKSIGVAFAFTNNSKIINNFIRVDGTTGTTHSFYEEIAPVNTGVILTNQSNNNLIQGNDIRVTAMGDAAARSVNITNDTGNTVTDNRLEYQVNEGISVGSETALVESGNTISNSVTPVLYPCDCGCMSTENQNMGITEFKRISVKKSLKKDLPDNLPDDVTIIDDSNISTYAMVMDWNPVISFYSANAIRNKKIIFNISMDKNISFTGLSSANCTILGDYSNVSRTITIGGANIDNFYGPKVTLLQVYNLTNSVIGSVANFYGRNNIAENNTIINNNLGTSLAINSYDVNTKNNYIVRINGNTVQFSKGLRINGDNNTPTYDDGYALNNSNYDTYFDETNTLKSEYADSVLFATETITKPVIINSKVTLSALRDVGGFYSVTFIEGSDYSLVEDATINKLTLNGVNKVNVNHNTLLADDSSIELIGSTDCNITNNIINTKLTNTITLDDDSFNNIIENNELYASSYKGDKSVSADRESNTVQSNIPIPVPVLKVNTCEFTVGSTATISASITLDDEVATTINKGKVVFKVNGKTLKDADNKVIYAKVVDGTATIENFEIPQSWSKNGTTITATYSGSTQCEKLTSDATEITTTSTEPIISTEDITTTANSQITLTATINDGNKPINTGKVVFKINGKTVKDENGKVIYAKVTNGIASIPNYTLPETFKTGTYTITATFTAPNYEKLQTNSTLTVTS; the protein is encoded by the coding sequence ATGAATAAAAAGAATATATTCATATTTGTCTTAATACTACTTGTTGGTATGACAGCAGTTAGTGCAGCTGACATTGAAGACGATGACACGACAACAGCAGCAACTATTGAAACGCCACAAGTAGAACAGACAAATACAGAACCAATAGCACAACAAGAAGTGCAAGAAGTAAAGAAAGAAAAAACATTGAAAGAAGACTCAAATGATGAATTACCCGCACCACGTGTAATTGATTCGGATTTAACAATTGATGATGATAATTTTGCCGATTTCAATAATGTTAACTGGACTGTTAATGGTCAAGTTACAGTAAATGGTGCAGGATATCAATTTACTAATGTAGCAATAAATGTTGTAGGAGATTATGTAACATTAAACAATCTTAAAATTACTACAAATAATGATACAAAGTTAATTGATGCTACTGGTGTCAAAAACCTTACAATAACTAATTCAATATTAAATTTACGAAACGAAGGAACATCTAGTAACAACCAAGCGATAGGTATTGACTTAACTAATACTGAAAATATTACAATTAGCAGTACAACTCTTCAAGTAGAAGCACCATCTCAAACCCAACAGTGGTACAATACCACCCCCGAAGACTGGTATAGCGTGCTTGAAGTTTCAGCCATACTAATAAATAATGCTGATAATGTAACTATTAATCAAAACACTATTCGAATAATAAACACTACTGAAAAGGTAGTTAATTCAACAATGCCCGCTATTACTATTAAAAATGGTACAGAAAACATTAATGTAACATTTAATGATATATACGCAACTGGAGCTCACTTCGTTTATGGTGTGATGATGAACGATGGTGTGACAAATGCTGCAATAAAAAACAATACTGTTACTTGTGTTGGTCCATTATATGTGGCTGGAATTGATGCTTCAACAGCAACTGATTCAGTAGTATCAGGAAACCTAATAAATCCACAAAGTACTGGTCAGGCAACATATAATCCAGACAACAGTGAAGAATCATTAGCATATGGAATAATTTCCAATACTTACATTACAGGCAACCAAAACAATCGAATCTGTAAAAACACCATTAATCCACAGGCAAATGTAATATATGCAATTGAAGTATACAGAGGAAATAACATCACAGTATGTTCAAATCATATTAATGAATGGTATAATGCTGTAAAATCCATTGGTGTGGCATTTGCATTTACCAACAACAGTAAAATAATCAATAACTTTATAAGAGTAGACGGTACAACAGGAACTACTCATTCATTCTATGAAGAAATAGCCCCGGTTAATACTGGAGTAATATTAACAAACCAATCAAATAATAATTTGATTCAGGGGAATGACATTCGAGTTACCGCTATGGGTGATGCTGCTGCCAGAAGTGTAAATATTACAAATGACACAGGCAATACTGTAACTGATAATAGATTAGAATATCAAGTAAACGAAGGTATTAGTGTAGGTAGTGAAACTGCCCTAGTGGAATCAGGAAATACAATTTCCAATAGTGTAACTCCAGTATTATACCCTTGTGATTGTGGATGTATGAGTACTGAAAACCAGAATATGGGAATCACTGAATTCAAAAGAATATCAGTCAAAAAATCATTGAAAAAAGATTTGCCTGATAATTTACCTGATGATGTGACGATAATTGATGACAGTAATATAAGCACATATGCAATGGTTATGGATTGGAATCCAGTAATCAGTTTTTATAGTGCTAATGCAATAAGAAATAAAAAAATAATTTTTAATATAAGTATGGATAAAAACATAAGTTTTACGGGACTTTCTTCAGCCAACTGTACAATATTAGGTGACTATTCAAATGTTAGTAGAACAATAACCATTGGTGGTGCAAATATAGATAATTTTTATGGGCCTAAAGTTACACTCCTGCAAGTGTACAATTTGACAAATTCAGTAATTGGAAGTGTAGCTAATTTCTATGGTAGAAATAATATTGCTGAAAATAATACAATTATCAATAATAATCTAGGTACTTCTTTAGCAATTAATTCTTATGACGTTAACACAAAGAATAATTATATAGTACGTATTAATGGAAATACAGTGCAATTTTCAAAAGGCCTTCGAATTAATGGAGACAATAATACACCAACTTATGATGATGGATATGCATTGAATAATAGTAACTATGATACATATTTTGACGAAACAAATACCTTAAAAAGTGAATATGCAGATTCTGTTTTATTTGCAACTGAAACAATTACAAAACCAGTAATTATTAACAGTAAAGTAACTTTATCCGCTTTACGTGATGTTGGTGGATTTTATAGTGTAACATTTATTGAAGGATCAGATTATTCACTAGTAGAAGATGCAACAATCAATAAGCTTACATTAAATGGTGTTAATAAAGTCAATGTTAATCACAATACATTACTTGCAGATGATAGCAGTATAGAACTTATCGGATCAACAGATTGTAACATTACAAACAACATAATCAACACAAAACTTACCAATACAATAACATTAGACGATGATTCATTCAATAATATCATTGAAAATAATGAGTTATATGCTAGTAGTTACAAGGGAGATAAAAGTGTTAGTGCTGACAGAGAATCCAATACAGTTCAATCAAACATCCCTATACCAGTACCAGTATTAAAAGTTAATACATGCGAATTTACTGTTGGAAGTACTGCCACTATTAGTGCTAGCATCACACTTGATGATGAAGTAGCAACAACTATTAATAAAGGAAAAGTAGTATTTAAAGTAAATGGTAAAACCTTGAAAGATGCTGATAATAAAGTAATCTACGCAAAAGTGGTAGATGGAACTGCAACAATCGAAAACTTTGAAATTCCACAGAGCTGGTCTAAAAACGGTACAACAATTACAGCAACATATAGTGGTTCAACCCAATGTGAAAAACTAACAAGTGATGCAACAGAAATCACCACAACATCAACAGAACCAATAATTTCTACAGAAGACATAACTACAACAGCAAACTCACAAATCACACTCACAGCTACAATAAACGATGGTAACAAACCAATAAATACTGGAAAAGTAGTATTTAAAATCAATGGTAAAACAGTTAAAGATGAAAACGGCAAAGTAATCTATGCTAAAGTAACCAATGGAATAGCAAGCATACCTAACTATACACTACCAGAAACATTTAAAACAGGAACATACACAATCACAGCAACATTCACAGCACCCAACTATGAAAAACTCCAAACAAATAGTACTCTAACAGTCACATCTTAA